A DNA window from Paralichthys olivaceus isolate ysfri-2021 chromosome 11, ASM2471397v2, whole genome shotgun sequence contains the following coding sequences:
- the LOC109640123 gene encoding sushi domain-containing protein 6, whose translation MSASVLRPCLCGRVSLLCGLLLLLLASSPLLAAGRLSNCSHPLVPEHGGFRCDPSPCRGFPQKSSIHVFCEPGYHITKTRVSRCRQGRWQPPIPACIPLKESPHVNPDDRANDSMPNMATTAVGVSIFLLTTTACLVVKSRLFPCQSHSRRSSDQLDLMVDGLPVSLPSYEEAVYGSWGQRLPACSAPGPTQLLLAQEAPGRHQSDGSHRPLLSSQSPDNPPPPYEEVQSLGRMSDGEGRQLHVTLSDDKDT comes from the exons ATGTCGGCGTCAGTTCTGCGTCCATGTCTGTGTGGACGCGTCAGTCTGCTCTGtggactcctcctcctccttttggCCTCGTCACCGCTCCTCGCTGCag GCAGACTGAGTAACTGCTCCCACCCCCTGGTGCCTGAACATGGAGGTTTCCGCTGCGACCCGTCTCCGTGCAGAGGTTTCCCTCAGAAGAGCTCCATCCATGTCTTCTGTGAGCCCGGGTACCACATCACCAAGACCCGCGTCTCCAGGTGTCGCCAAGGGAGGTGGCAGCCTCCGATACCCGCCTGCATCCCCCTCAAGG AGAGTCCTCACGTGAACCCTGACGACAGAGCCAACGACTCGATGCCCAACATGGCCACGACGGCGGTGGGCGTGTCCATCTTCCTGCTCACCACAACCGCCTGCCTGGTCGTCAAGTCCCGCCTCTTCCCCTGTCAGTCTCACAG CCGTCGTTCCTCGGACCAGCTGGACCTGATGGTGGACggacttcctgtctctctcccctcctaCGAGGAGGCGGTGTACGGAAGCTGGGGTCAGCGCCTCCCCGCCTGCTCCGCACCTGGACCCACCCAGCTCCTTTTGGCCCAGGAGGCTCCGGGCCGCCACCAGTCGGACGGCAGCCACCGccccctgctctcctctcaAAGCCCCgacaaccccccacccccctatGAGGAGGTCCAATCACTAGGACGGATGAGTGACGGGGAGGGTCGGCAGCTTCACGTCACTCTGTCAGACGACAAGGACACTTGA
- the pak4 gene encoding serine/threonine-protein kinase PAK 4 encodes MFTKKKKSRIQISAPSNFEHRVHTDFDEQEQKFVGLPRQWQSLIEDTAKRPKPFIDATVITTVEPRKAIVRGNKMGVDGSLTWLLDEFDTMSVTRSNSLRRGSPPIQPRRDSSSSGGGGQENGDPHHRHYSHPDRQDSHRTRPEFQSGGDPRQAQRGVRPPQRDDGVHSRPQQQPRGQEPSRAHRDRPGSGPPPPPHRDRESRDRDQEQVVRRDQPSDHRPKSSYVTRDGSPQSPRDKRPLSGPNIRTPNLPVTEGVIKTAQQTTRPFNTYPRTDSEGGRSPTGQPVRYQESSPQNGPSSGSTRGSSSSKPPVSHPHPHHTSHPSLTPEASQHPHTPHPNVPAPRPPVPPGPPASSAPSQGRSPQREPQRVSHEQFRAALQMVVDPGDPRTYLDHYIKIGEGSTGIVCIATVKTTGKLVAVKKMDLRKQQRRELLFNEVVIMRDYHHENVVEMYNSYLVGDELWVVMEFLEGGALTDIVTHTRMNEEQIATVCLSVLKALSVLHTQGVIHRDIKSDSILLTHDGRVKLSDFGFCAQVSKEVQRRKSLVGTPYWMAPELISRLPYGPEVDIWSLGIMVIEMVDGEPPYFNEPPLKAMKMIRDNLPPKLKNLHKVSPVLKGFLDRMLVRDPAQRASASELLKHPFLAKAGPPSCIVPLMRQNRMR; translated from the exons ATGTTCACCAAAAAGAAGAAGTCTCGTATCCAGATCTCTGCTCCATCCAACTTTGAGCATCGCGTACATACAGACTTTGATGAGCAGGAGCAGAAGTTTGTCGGGTTGCCGCGGCAATGGCAGTCGCTCATCGAGGACACAGCCAAAAGGCCCAAACCCTTCATCGACGCAACTGTCATCACCACTGTAGAGCCGCGCAAG GCAATCGTACGTGGCAACAAGATGGGAGTGGACGGCTCTCTGACCTGGCTGCTGGATGAGTTTGACACCATGTCCGTCACTCGCTCCAACTCCCTGCGACGAGGAAGTCCTCCCATCCAACCTCGCAGGGACTCAAGTTCTTCAGGAGGAGGGGGGCAGGAGAATGGAGATCCTCACCACAGACACTACTCACACCCAGACAGACAAGACAG TCACCGAACTAGACCAGAATTCCAGAGTGGAGGTGACCCCCGCCAGGCTCAGCGTGGAGTCCGTCCTCCTCAGAGGGATGATGGAGTTCACAGTCGGCCCCAGCAGCAGCCTCGAGGCCAAGAGCCCAGCAGGGCCCACAGGGACAGACCAGGCTCCGgcccaccccctccccctcacaGAGACCGAGAGTCACGGGACCGGGACCAG GAGCAGGTGGTTCGCAGGGATCAACCCAGTGATCACAGACCAAAGTCGAGCTACGTGACACGGGACGGCAGCCCTCAATCTCCCAGGGACAAGAGGCCTCTCTCTGGGCCCAACATCCGCACCCCAAACCTGCCAGTAACAGAGGGGGTGATAAAGACTGCCCAACAGACCACACGACCTTTCAACACCTACCCGAGGACAGACAGCGAGGGAGGACGCAGCCCCACCGGACAG CCGGTTCGATACCAGGAATCTTCCCCTCAAAATGGCCCCTCAAGTGGCTCCACCAGAGGTTCCTCTAGCTCCAAGCCCCCTGTCAGCCACCCCCATCCTCATCACACTTCCCACCCAAGCCTGACACCCGAGGCCTCCCAGCACCCACACACTCCTCACCCTAACGTTCCAGCTCCGCGGCCCCCCGTGCCCCCTGGGCCACCAGCATCAAGTGCACCGTCCCAGGGCCGTTCACCGCAGAGGGAGCCCCAGAGGGTTTCCCATGAGCAGTTCAGAGCGGCACTACAGATGGTGGTGGATCCAGGCGATCCGCGAACCTACCTGGACCACTACATTAAGATAGGCGAGGGGTCCACGGGGATCGTGTGTATAGCCACAGTGAAGACTACAGGGAAACTGGTCGCTGTGAAGAAAATGGACCTGAGGAAACAACAACGCAGAGAACTCCTCTTCAACGAG GTGGTGATCATGCGGGACTATCACCACGAGAATGTGGTGGAGATGTACAACAGTTACCTGGTGGGAGACGAGCTCTGGGTTGTCATGGAGTTCCTGGAGGGCGGAGCTCTCACTGACATTGTGACACACACCAG GATGAACGAGGAGCAGATTGCcacagtgtgtctctctgtcctgaAGGCATTGTCTGTCCTCCACACACAGGGTGTGATCCACAGAGACATAAAGAGTGACTCCATCCTCCTCACTCATGATGGTCGG GTGAAGCTGTCAGATTTTGGGTTCTGTGCTCAGGTGTCTAAGGAAGTGCAGCGCAGGAAGTCCCTGGTTGGAACACCTTACTGGATGGCACCAGAGCTCATATCCAGGTTGCCTTATGGACCAGAG GTGGACATCTGGTCTCTAGGCATCATGGTCATAGAGATGGTGGACGGGGAGCCGCCGTACTTCAACGAGCCACCGCTCAAAGCCATGAAGATGATTCGAGACAACCTTCCTCCCAAACTGAAGAATCTGCACAAG GTCTCCCCTGTGCTCAAGGGCTTCTTGGACAGGATGTTGGTGCGAGACCCCGCTCAGAGAGCCTCGGCCAGCGAGCTTCTCAAACACCCCTTCCTGGCGAAGGCTGGTCCACCATCATGCATCGTCCCTCTGATGAGGCAGAACAGGATGAGATGA